A genomic window from Brassica oleracea var. oleracea cultivar TO1000 chromosome C8, BOL, whole genome shotgun sequence includes:
- the LOC106312125 gene encoding sugar transporter ERD6, which yields MERQKSMEKGLLRKSLSIRERKFPNEEAFLETGLSRKSPREITKKAQNDDGECRVTATVFFSTFVAVSGSFCTGCGAGFSSGAQSGITKDLSLSVAEYSMFGSILTLGGLIGAIFSGKVADVLGRKRTMLFCEAFCVTGWLAVALAQDALWLDCGRLLLGIGVGLFSYVIPVYIAEIAPKHVRGSFVFANQLMQNCGIALFFIIGNFLPWRLLAIVGFVPCVLHVFCLFFIPESPRWLAKKGRDKECRSALQRLRGSDVDISREANTIRDTIEMSEVDGESRMSELFQRRYAYPLLIGVGLMFLQQLSGSSGVTYYASSLFNKGGFPSAIGTSVIATIMVPKAMLGTIIVDKMGRRTLLMASCAAMGLSALLLSVSYGFESFGILPDLTPIFTCIGVLGHIVAFAMGMGGLPWIIMAEIFPMNVKVSAGTLVTVTNWLFGWIITYTFNFMLEWNASGMFFIFSMVSAFSIVFIYFLVPETKGRSLEEIQALFSNSVQ from the exons ATGGAGAGACAAAAAAGCATGGAGAAAGGGTTACTGAGGAAGAGCTTAAGCATACGTGAGAGAAAATTCCCAAACGAAGAAGCTTTTCTTGAAACCGGATTATCCAGAAAATCTCCCAGAGAAATTACCAAGAAAGCTCAAAACGACGATGGTGAATGTCGTGTTACTGCCACTGTTTTCTTTAGCACCTTTGTTGCCGTCTCTGGCTCCTTCTGCACCGGTTGTGGC GCTGGTTTCTCGTCGGGTGCGCAATCAGGGATTACCAAAGATTTATCTCTCTCTGTTGCAGAG TACTCAATGTTCGGTTCGATTTTGACACTAGGCGGATTGATTGGTGCAATATTCAGCGGTAAAGTCGCCGATGTCTTGGGAAGAAAGCGG ACGATGTTGTTTTGTGAAGCCTTCTGCGTCACAGGCTGGCTTGCTGTCGCATTGGCTCAG GATGCATTGTGGCTGGACTGTGGAAGATTGCTGCTTGGAATCGGCGTTGGTTTATTTAGCTACGTG ATTCCAGTCTATATAGCTGAAATTGCACCAAAACATGTCCGTGGATCATTTGTGTTCGCCAACCAA CTGATGCAAAATTGTGGCATTGCACTTTTCTTCATTATTGGCAATTTCCTGCCATGGCGATTATTAGCAATAGTCG GTTTTGTGCCTTGTGTGCTCCACGTTTTTTGTTTATTTTTCATTCCCGAGTCTCCAAGGTGGCTG GCGAAGAAAGGTCGTGATAAAGAATGCCGATCTGCTTTGCAACGTCTTAGAGGATCTGACGTAGACATTTCTCGTGAAGCAAACACAATTAGA GATACCATAGAAATGTCCGAAGTTGACGGTGAATCTCGAATGTCTGAATTGTTTCAGAGACGATATGCATATCCCTTACTT ATCGGAGTGGGCCTTATGTTTTTGCAACAATTAAGCGGGAGCTCAGGTGTAACATATTATGCCAGTAGCCTCTTCAACAAAGGAG GATTTCCAAGTGCTATTGGCACATCTGTGATAGCCACGATCATG GTTCCGAAAGCAATGTTGGGAACAATTATAGTCGATAAAATGGGGAGGAGAACACTTCTAATG GCTTCTTGTGCTGCAATGGGTTTAAGTGCGCTGCTCTTAAGTGTTTCCTATGGGTTCGAG TCATTTGGAATTCTCCCAGATCTCACTCCCATCTTTACTTGCATCGGTGTATTG GGTCACATTGTGGCATTTGCAATGGGAATGGGAGGACTACCGTGGATTATAATGGCTGAG ATATTTCCCATGAATGTGAAAGTGTCAGCTGGAACCTTAGTTACCGTGACTAATTGGTTATTTGGATGGATTATCACATATACTTTCAATTTCATGCTAGAGTGGAATGCATCAG GAATGTTCTTCATCTTCTCAATGGTCTCCGCCTTTTCGATTGTGTTTATATACTTTCTGGTACCGGAGACTAAAGGTCGATCACTTGAAGAAATACAAGCATTGTTCTCGAACTCTGTACAATAA